The Streptomyces camelliae genome window below encodes:
- a CDS encoding roadblock/LC7 domain-containing protein yields the protein MIQDPNTRAGQRSGELDWLLDDLVTRVSEVRHAVVLSNDGLAVGASTALAREDAEHLAAVASGFNSLAKGAGRHFGAGGVRQTLVEMDDAFLFVAAAGDGSCLAVLTAVTADIGLVAYEMARLVKRVGEHLYTPPRVSAQPPAAG from the coding sequence ATGATCCAGGACCCCAACACGAGGGCCGGGCAGCGATCCGGCGAACTGGACTGGCTGCTCGACGACCTGGTGACCCGAGTGAGCGAGGTACGGCATGCCGTCGTGCTCTCCAACGACGGGCTGGCCGTCGGCGCCTCCACGGCCCTCGCGCGGGAGGACGCCGAGCATCTCGCCGCCGTCGCCTCCGGCTTCAACAGCCTGGCCAAGGGTGCGGGACGGCACTTCGGAGCAGGCGGTGTGCGGCAGACCCTGGTCGAGATGGACGACGCGTTCCTTTTCGTGGCCGCCGCGGGCGACGGTTCCTGCCTCGCCGTGCTCACCGCCGTCACCGCCGACATCGGCCTCGTCGCCTACGAGATGGCGCGCCTGGTCAAGCGGGTCGGCGAGCACCTCTACACGCCACCTCGTGTCAGCGCACAGCCGCC